In one window of Pseudomonas putida DNA:
- the selO gene encoding protein adenylyltransferase SelO: MKALDQLTFDNRFAQLGDTYSTQVLPEPIAEPRLVVASESAMALLDLDPAQADEPVFAELFSGHKLWEEADPRAMVYSGHQFGSYNPRLGDGRGLLLGEVLNDAGEHWDLHLKGAGQTPYSRMGDGRAVLRSSIREFLASEALHALGIPSSRALCVVGSSTPVWRETRESAAMLLRLAQSHVRFGHFEYFYYTQQPEQQRVLIDHVLDQHYPECRDAEQPYLAMFRNIVERNAELIARWQAYGFCHGVMNTDNMSILGITFDFGPYAFLDDFDANFICNHSDDRGRYSYANQVPIAHWNLSALAQALTTVIEVEALKETLGLFLPLYQAHYLDLMRRRLGLTTAEDDDMALVERLLQRMQSGGVDYTLFFRRLGEQPVEQALKVVRDDFIDLAGFDAWSADYLARCQREAGNAEGRRERMHAVNPLYILRNYLAQRAIEAAEGGDYSEVRRLHQVLCKPFEEQPGMQAYAERPPEWGKHLEISCSS; the protein is encoded by the coding sequence GTGAAAGCCCTCGACCAACTCACCTTCGATAACCGCTTCGCCCAACTCGGCGACACCTACTCCACCCAGGTGCTGCCCGAGCCGATTGCCGAGCCGCGCCTGGTGGTCGCCAGCGAATCGGCCATGGCCCTGCTCGACCTCGACCCAGCCCAGGCCGATGAGCCCGTGTTCGCCGAGCTGTTCAGCGGCCACAAGCTCTGGGAAGAAGCCGACCCACGGGCGATGGTCTATTCCGGCCATCAGTTCGGTTCGTACAACCCGCGCCTGGGTGACGGCCGCGGCCTGTTGCTGGGCGAGGTATTGAACGACGCGGGCGAGCACTGGGACCTGCACCTCAAGGGCGCCGGCCAGACCCCGTACTCGCGCATGGGCGACGGCCGCGCGGTGCTGCGTTCGTCGATCCGTGAGTTCCTCGCCTCAGAAGCGCTGCACGCCCTGGGCATTCCCAGCAGCCGGGCACTATGCGTGGTCGGCTCGAGCACCCCGGTGTGGCGCGAGACCCGCGAAAGCGCGGCCATGCTGCTGCGACTGGCGCAGAGCCATGTGCGCTTCGGTCATTTCGAATATTTCTACTACACCCAGCAGCCCGAGCAACAACGCGTGCTGATCGATCACGTGCTCGATCAGCACTACCCCGAATGCCGCGACGCCGAGCAGCCGTACCTGGCGATGTTCCGCAACATCGTCGAGCGCAACGCCGAGCTGATCGCGCGCTGGCAGGCCTATGGCTTCTGCCACGGGGTGATGAACACCGACAACATGTCGATCCTGGGCATCACCTTCGATTTCGGTCCCTACGCTTTCCTCGACGACTTTGACGCCAACTTCATCTGCAACCACTCCGACGATCGCGGCCGCTACAGCTACGCCAACCAGGTACCGATCGCCCACTGGAACCTGAGCGCCCTGGCCCAGGCCCTGACCACGGTGATCGAAGTGGAGGCATTGAAGGAGACGCTCGGCCTGTTCCTGCCGCTGTACCAGGCCCATTACCTGGACCTGATGCGCCGCCGTCTCGGCCTGACCACCGCCGAAGACGACGACATGGCCCTGGTCGAACGCCTGCTGCAGCGCATGCAGAGTGGCGGCGTGGACTACACCCTGTTCTTCCGCCGCCTTGGCGAGCAGCCAGTGGAACAGGCACTGAAAGTGGTCCGCGACGACTTCATCGACCTCGCCGGCTTCGACGCCTGGAGCGCCGATTACCTCGCACGCTGCCAGCGCGAAGCGGGCAACGCCGAAGGTCGGCGTGAGCGCATGCATGCGGTCAACCCGCTGTACATCCTGCGCAACTATCTGGCGCAGCGCGCCATCGAGGCGGCCGAAGGTGGGGACTACAGTGAAGTGCGACGGCTGCACCAGGTACTGTGCAAGCCATTCGAGGAGCAACCTGGGATGCAAGCCTATGCCGAGCGACCACCAGAGTGGGGCAAGCATCTGGAAATCAGCTGTTCTTCCTGA
- the mscK gene encoding mechanosensitive channel MscK gives MSLRVYARAALLGLCLSLSFATVAAEVPAAPGIQNSLDKIAERKLPEPEQKALQQVLEQTLTLIASKEDSEKKLADLKQQLAGAPQETRDSQRELAKLKDSKVTPVAQRYASLSVPQLEQMLSERSTQQGELQKALSEANSLIINSQTRPERAQAEISNNQTRAQQINNALKSGKDNGKAISADQRNQLNAELASLNALTLLRRQELAGNSLLQDLGNARHDLLIERAARLEQEIQDLQTLINEKRLAQSQQTVTQQSIEAQKAGGSTLLANESAANLKLSDYLLRSTDRLNELTQQNLQTKQQLDTLTQADQALDEQINVLKGSLLLSKILYKQKQALPHLKVDRDLADQIADIRLYQFEVNQQREQMSSPVSYVDKLLSTQPEQDVTPQLRKALLEVAITRSDLLERLNRELSALLNESITLQLNQKQLLGTAQNLRTTLDEQMFWIPSNKPLDWDWLRYVPERFADQVASLPWGSGIKELADGLSQRPLLFLPLLLVIGALLWRRKYLYQRLGKVHQDIGHFRRDSQWHTPQAILINILLAMPVSLGLALCSYALQIDARGQNANLGAALWQLAQAWLVFYTAYRVLAPGGVAEVHFRWHKPQVEFLRGWVRRLGTVVLALVGVVAVAEHQPSALADDVLGIGVVLACYALMAWLLSRLLLSSPAHRDTSLFRKAVGVAFTALPIALFVAVCFGYYYTALKLTDRLIYTLYLLLFWLVIEAAFVRGLSVAARRLAYQRALSKRAAAKEGLDGEVIIEEPTLDIEQVNQQSLRLIRLALLGGFIGGLYWVWSDLITVFSYLNNVTLYEYASGTGAAASMVPISLGDLLGALVIAGITIALASNLPGLLEVLVLSRLSLAQGSAYAITTLLSYVIVGVGIVSTLATLGVSWDKLQWLVAALSLGLGFGMQEIFANFISGIMILFERPVRIGDTITIGNLSGTVSKIRIRATTITDFDRKDIIVPNKTFITGQLINWSLTDTVTRVTLKLGIDYGSDLDLVRDLLLKGAHENPRVLKDPEPIVYFLQFGESSLDHELRMHVRDLGDRNPTLDEINRYINREFKAHDIKISVRQVEVFLMDTKGGKQQMIPLESKPDSTPPS, from the coding sequence TCAGAACAGCCTGGACAAGATTGCCGAGCGCAAGCTGCCGGAGCCCGAGCAGAAGGCGCTCCAGCAGGTCCTGGAACAGACCCTCACGCTGATCGCCAGCAAAGAGGATAGCGAGAAGAAACTCGCCGACCTCAAGCAGCAGTTGGCCGGTGCCCCCCAGGAAACCCGCGACAGCCAGCGCGAACTGGCCAAGCTCAAGGACAGCAAGGTCACGCCCGTAGCCCAGCGCTATGCCAGCCTCAGCGTACCGCAGCTCGAGCAGATGCTCAGCGAGCGCAGCACCCAGCAGGGCGAGCTGCAAAAGGCGCTGTCCGAAGCCAACAGCCTGATCATCAACTCCCAGACCCGCCCCGAACGTGCCCAGGCCGAGATCAGCAACAATCAGACCCGCGCCCAGCAGATCAACAACGCGCTGAAGTCGGGCAAGGACAACGGCAAGGCAATTTCCGCCGACCAGCGCAACCAGCTCAACGCCGAACTGGCCTCGCTCAACGCCCTCACCCTGCTGCGCCGCCAGGAGCTGGCCGGCAACAGCCTGCTGCAGGACCTGGGCAACGCCCGCCACGACCTGCTGATCGAGCGTGCCGCACGCCTGGAGCAAGAGATCCAGGACCTGCAGACACTGATCAACGAGAAGCGCCTGGCACAGTCGCAACAGACCGTCACCCAGCAGTCGATCGAAGCGCAGAAAGCCGGCGGCAGCACCCTGCTGGCCAACGAGAGCGCCGCCAACCTCAAGCTCTCCGACTACCTGCTGCGCAGCACCGACCGCCTCAACGAACTCACCCAGCAGAACCTGCAGACCAAGCAGCAGCTCGACACCCTGACCCAGGCCGACCAGGCGCTGGACGAGCAGATCAACGTGCTCAAGGGCAGCCTGCTGCTGTCGAAGATCCTCTACAAGCAGAAACAGGCGCTGCCGCACCTGAAGGTGGACCGCGACCTGGCCGACCAGATCGCCGATATCCGCCTGTACCAGTTCGAGGTCAACCAGCAGCGCGAGCAGATGAGCAGCCCGGTCAGCTACGTCGACAAGCTGCTGTCCACCCAGCCTGAGCAGGACGTCACCCCGCAACTGCGCAAGGCGCTGCTGGAAGTCGCCATCACCCGCAGCGACCTGCTCGAGCGCCTGAACCGCGAGCTTTCGGCATTGCTCAATGAGTCCATCACTCTGCAGCTCAACCAGAAGCAACTGCTGGGCACCGCGCAGAACCTGCGCACCACCCTCGATGAGCAGATGTTCTGGATCCCCAGCAACAAGCCGCTGGACTGGGACTGGCTGCGCTATGTGCCCGAGCGCTTCGCCGACCAGGTCGCCAGCCTGCCCTGGGGCTCGGGTATCAAGGAACTGGCCGACGGCCTGAGCCAGCGCCCGCTGCTGTTTCTGCCGCTGCTGCTGGTGATCGGCGCGCTGCTGTGGCGGCGCAAGTACCTGTACCAGCGCCTGGGCAAGGTGCACCAGGACATCGGCCACTTCCGTCGCGACAGCCAGTGGCACACGCCACAAGCGATCCTCATCAACATCCTCCTGGCCATGCCGGTAAGCCTGGGCCTGGCGCTGTGCAGCTACGCCTTGCAGATCGACGCCCGCGGCCAGAACGCCAACCTCGGCGCTGCGCTGTGGCAATTGGCCCAGGCCTGGCTGGTGTTCTACACCGCCTACCGCGTGCTGGCCCCCGGCGGCGTGGCCGAGGTGCACTTCCGCTGGCACAAGCCGCAGGTGGAGTTCCTGCGCGGTTGGGTACGCAGGCTCGGCACGGTGGTGCTGGCCCTGGTGGGTGTGGTCGCGGTGGCCGAACACCAGCCTTCGGCGCTGGCCGACGACGTGCTGGGCATCGGCGTGGTGCTGGCGTGCTATGCGCTGATGGCCTGGCTGCTCAGCCGCCTGCTGCTGAGCAGCCCGGCGCACCGCGACACGTCGCTGTTCCGCAAGGCGGTCGGGGTAGCGTTCACCGCGCTGCCGATCGCACTGTTCGTCGCGGTGTGCTTCGGCTACTACTACACCGCACTGAAACTCACCGACCGCCTGATCTATACCCTCTACCTGCTGCTGTTCTGGCTGGTGATTGAGGCGGCGTTCGTCCGTGGCCTGTCGGTGGCGGCGCGACGCCTGGCCTACCAGCGCGCATTGAGCAAGCGCGCGGCTGCCAAGGAAGGTCTGGACGGCGAAGTCATCATCGAGGAACCGACCCTGGACATCGAGCAGGTCAACCAGCAGTCCCTGCGCCTGATCCGCCTGGCCCTGCTCGGTGGCTTCATCGGTGGCTTGTACTGGGTATGGTCGGACCTGATCACCGTGTTCTCCTACCTCAACAACGTCACCCTGTACGAATACGCCAGCGGCACCGGCGCGGCAGCCAGCATGGTGCCGATCAGCCTCGGCGACCTGCTCGGTGCGCTGGTCATCGCCGGCATCACCATCGCCCTGGCCAGCAACCTGCCAGGCCTGCTGGAAGTGCTGGTGCTGTCGCGCCTGAGCCTGGCCCAGGGCAGTGCCTACGCGATCACCACACTGCTGTCCTACGTGATCGTCGGGGTGGGCATCGTCAGCACCCTGGCCACCCTCGGGGTGAGCTGGGACAAGCTGCAGTGGCTGGTCGCCGCCCTGTCTCTGGGCCTGGGCTTCGGCATGCAGGAGATCTTCGCCAACTTCATCTCCGGCATCATGATCCTGTTCGAGCGCCCGGTGCGGATCGGCGACACCATCACCATCGGCAACCTGTCCGGCACGGTGAGCAAGATCCGCATTCGCGCCACGACCATTACCGACTTCGACCGCAAGGACATCATCGTCCCCAACAAGACGTTCATCACTGGCCAGTTGATCAACTGGTCGTTGACCGACACGGTTACCCGAGTGACGCTCAAGCTGGGCATCGACTACGGCTCCGACCTGGACCTGGTGCGCGACCTGCTGCTCAAGGGTGCCCACGAAAACCCACGTGTGCTCAAGGACCCTGAGCCGATCGTGTATTTCCTGCAGTTCGGCGAGAGCTCGCTGGATCACGAGCTGCGCATGCACGTGCGCGACCTGGGCGACCGCAACCCGACGCTGGACGAGATCAACCGCTACATCAACCGTGAGTTCAAGGCCCACGACATCAAGATCTCGGTGCGCCAGGTGGAGGTGTTCCTGATGGACACCAAGGGCGGCAAGCAGCAGATGATCCCGCTGGAGAGCAAACCCGACAGCACGCCACCGAGCTGA
- the trxC gene encoding thioredoxin TrxC: MSDPLVIPCPHCNGLNRLPSERLGDSPKCGRCKQAVLLDKPFELSESTYASQIKGDLPLLVDVWADWCGPCKSFAPTFEQAARQLSGRCRLAKLDSEANRNLAGQLGIRSIPSLILFRNGREVSRQAGAFPLQSLLEWVRSQGI, encoded by the coding sequence ATGTCCGACCCACTGGTAATCCCCTGCCCGCACTGCAACGGCCTCAACCGCCTGCCCAGCGAACGCCTGGGCGACAGCCCGAAATGCGGGCGCTGCAAGCAGGCGGTATTGCTCGACAAGCCCTTCGAGCTCAGCGAAAGCACCTACGCCAGCCAGATAAAGGGCGACCTGCCTTTGCTGGTGGACGTCTGGGCCGACTGGTGCGGCCCGTGCAAGAGCTTTGCACCGACCTTCGAACAGGCGGCCCGCCAGCTCAGCGGCCGCTGCCGCCTGGCCAAGCTCGACAGCGAGGCCAACCGCAACCTCGCCGGGCAACTGGGCATCCGTTCGATCCCCAGCCTGATCCTGTTCAGGAACGGCCGCGAAGTCAGCCGCCAGGCGGGGGCGTTTCCACTCCAGTCGTTGCTGGAATGGGTGCGCAGCCAAGGGATCTAA